A part of Deinococcus aerius genomic DNA contains:
- a CDS encoding DUF503 domain-containing protein, with the protein MALGYVGVLTVRVEMPWVTNLKEKRALVRPVVERLKARYPLTVARLDGLDAHDWEIIGVATLSNDYGWVEETLRMAADFIAREGEYRIVWEETDISVLGGEEEDREEA; encoded by the coding sequence GTGGCCCTGGGGTACGTCGGCGTCCTGACCGTCCGGGTCGAGATGCCGTGGGTGACCAACCTCAAGGAGAAACGCGCCCTGGTGCGCCCCGTCGTCGAGCGCCTCAAGGCCCGCTATCCCCTGACGGTGGCGCGGCTCGACGGCCTCGATGCCCACGACTGGGAGATCATCGGCGTCGCCACCCTCAGCAACGACTACGGCTGGGTGGAGGAGACCCTGCGGATGGCCGCCGACTTCATCGCCCGCGAGGGGGAGTACCGCATCGTCTGGGAGGAGACGGACATCTCGGTCCTGGGCGGTGAGGAAGAGGACCGGGAGGAGGCCTGA
- a CDS encoding heavy-metal-associated domain-containing protein — MAAMTSRPTRVLLGVRGMTRDAGERVAAHLRTLPGVSQATPDEGQIEVHYDPSQHTVMDLVRAVRSQGFLAGML; from the coding sequence ATGGCCGCCATGACGAGTAGACCCACCCGCGTGCTGCTCGGCGTGCGCGGCATGACCCGTGACGCCGGGGAGCGCGTCGCCGCCCACCTGCGGACCCTGCCCGGCGTCTCGCAGGCCACCCCCGACGAGGGCCAGATCGAAGTTCACTACGACCCCAGCCAGCACACCGTCATGGACCTCGTGCGGGCCGTGCGCTCGCAGGGATTCCTGGCGGGCATGCTCTAG
- a CDS encoding DUF1999 domain-containing protein: protein MRYRTFAEPDYEALAALDLAAQRHADPAFDSLPDREREGRLSTSLPALKFYERSEHSFAAQDDSGTLQGMILAQHVWQGDRPIVLVRAVILSPGAPEGTAAGLLHAAVKSAYDSAVYEVHFPLTPALETAARAEEARVTGRYAVCHLGTRARTAPGDTLAESSRAGTQGRA, encoded by the coding sequence ATGCGCTACCGCACCTTCGCCGAACCCGACTACGAGGCCCTGGCGGCCCTCGACCTCGCCGCGCAGCGCCACGCGGACCCCGCCTTCGACAGCCTGCCGGACCGCGAGCGCGAGGGGCGGCTGAGCACCAGCCTCCCCGCCCTGAAGTTCTACGAGCGCAGCGAGCATTCCTTCGCGGCTCAGGACGACTCGGGAACCTTGCAGGGGATGATCCTCGCCCAGCACGTGTGGCAGGGGGACCGGCCCATCGTCCTCGTCCGGGCGGTGATCCTTTCGCCGGGGGCCCCGGAGGGCACGGCGGCGGGCCTGCTCCACGCGGCGGTCAAGAGCGCCTACGACAGCGCCGTGTACGAGGTGCATTTTCCCCTCACTCCGGCCCTGGAAACGGCGGCCCGGGCGGAGGAGGCCCGCGTCACCGGCCGGTACGCCGTGTGTCACCTCGGAACCCGTGCGAGGACAGCGCCCGGCGACACCCTGGCGGAAAGTTCACGCGCCGGGACCCAAGGACGCGCATAA
- a CDS encoding ribokinase has translation MTVLVVGSVNADVTVRASRIPAPGETVLGEDARVSPGGKGANQAVAAALAGVGVTFCGAVGQDSFREVALSGLTRAGVKLPLLRDLDAPTGLALITVSPDGENAITVASGANARVMPEHLPADLSAFTHLLLQNELPPEVTREAARRAHDAGLTVLHNAAPAREPDPELLARTHHLIVNEHELAVFVGSTGGQEVEAQARTLLTRGPQTVTVTLGSRGSLTVTGKDTHRLPAYPVTPVDTTGAGDTFCGVLAAWLASGQALPEALHAAGVAAALACTRPGAQDAMPNRAEIERHLHPGR, from the coding sequence GCGCGCCTCCCGTATTCCCGCCCCGGGCGAGACGGTGCTGGGCGAGGATGCCCGCGTGTCCCCGGGGGGCAAGGGGGCCAATCAGGCCGTCGCCGCCGCCCTCGCCGGGGTGGGGGTGACCTTCTGCGGGGCTGTGGGGCAGGATTCCTTTCGGGAGGTGGCGCTGTCCGGTCTGACCCGCGCCGGGGTGAAGCTCCCCCTCTTACGTGACCTCGACGCCCCCACCGGCCTCGCGCTCATCACCGTCTCCCCGGACGGCGAGAACGCGATCACGGTCGCCAGCGGGGCGAACGCCCGCGTGATGCCCGAGCATCTGCCCGCCGACCTGAGCGCCTTCACGCACCTGCTCCTCCAGAACGAACTCCCGCCCGAGGTCACCCGCGAGGCGGCCCGCCGTGCCCACGACGCGGGGCTCACCGTGCTGCACAACGCGGCGCCCGCCCGTGAGCCCGATCCCGAACTGCTCGCCCGGACGCACCACCTCATCGTGAACGAGCATGAACTCGCCGTGTTCGTCGGCTCGACGGGTGGGCAGGAGGTGGAGGCACAGGCCCGTACCCTCCTCACCCGTGGGCCCCAGACGGTCACCGTCACCCTCGGCTCGCGGGGCAGCCTGACCGTGACGGGGAAGGACACCCACCGCCTGCCCGCCTATCCCGTCACTCCGGTGGACACCACGGGCGCGGGCGACACCTTCTGCGGCGTCCTGGCCGCCTGGCTCGCCTCCGGTCAGGCCCTTCCCGAGGCCCTGCACGCCGCCGGGGTCGCCGCCGCCCTCGCCTGCACCCGCCCGGGCGCCCAGGACGCCATGCCGAACCGGGCGGAGATCGAACGTCACCTCCACCCCGGGCGCTAG